A region of the Pelomicrobium methylotrophicum genome:
CCAGCGTTGGGGCCGGTGAGTACCTGGATCGCGGCCGGAGGCAACGCCTTGTCGGCCTGGGCTTGGGGCCTTGGCGGCGCGGACCAAGACGTCGAAGGGGAGGCGAACTCAGCGCCGGCAGGACGCGGTACCGGCCGCACGCCGGAAGGCGGCCGGTTGAGCACCATCGTCTTCTCGAAGTCCCCGTGGATCCCTGGGGTTGCCTGCTCGTTGACGTACTTGAGCTTGTATTTCCCGATCTCGATCACGTCCCCGTTTTGCAGGAAGTGCTTCTGGATCGGCTTGCCGTTCACCATCGTCCCGTTGGTGCTGTTTAAGTCTTCCAGGAACGAATCGTTCAGGAGGGTCACGATCACGGCGTGGTTCCCGCTGACGGCGAGATTATCGATGCGGATGTCGTTGCCCGGTTTGCGGCCGATGGTGATGCGTTCCTTGTCCAACGGAAATTCCTTGAGCACCAGGCCATCCATGCTGAGGATCAGTTTCGCCGTCATAGGAAGACCCTTCCGCTTCTACTTCTTCAACTTCGAAAGCAGGCGCAAGAGTCCGCGCCGCCGTACCGGGAACTCGTGCTTGACCCGGATAAGAATGACCGATACGTTGTCCCGACCGCCGTTATCGTTCGCCATCTGCACCAACTGGTGCGCTGCCAGCGGCAGGTTGGAGCGCAGGGCAAGCAGGGTGAGGCGGATCTCCTCGTCTTCCACCATGTCGTTCAGACCATCCGAGCAAAGCAGGTAGATGTCCTCGGACTGCACATCGTGGACATGGATCTCGGGCTCGACCTCGGGATCGATCCCCAAGGCCCGCGTCACCAGGTTCTTGTGACACGACCGCCGCGCCTCTTCCCTGCTGATCATGCCGCTGTCGATCTGCTCCTGGAGGAGTGAGTGGTCCTTGGTGATCTGGGTCAACTGCTCGCCCCTGAGCCGGTAGGTACGGGAATCTCCGATGTGGCCGATGGCGACGCGATTGTCAAAAAACAAGGTCACGACGAGGGTGGTTCCCATGCCGGCGTATTGAGGTTGGCTCTGCGCGGCTTGATAGACCGACGCATTCGCTCGCCGGATTTCGTCCCTGAGCATGATTTCCGCCAGCGGCCTTCCACTTTCAGGATCGATAGCCGCCGGATCTCGCTGAGCAAGCGCTTGGCTGAGTTCGGCCGAGATCAGCGACACCGCGATTCCACTGGCCACCTCTCCCGCGTTGTAGCCGCCCATACCGTCTGCCAGGATGGCGATCCCCTGTTCCGGAAGGGTTCCGACGCTGTCTTCGTTATGGGTACGGACCATGCCAGCATCGGTGACGCTGACCATTTCCAGCGCCTCTCCCAATTTCATGCAGCCACCCCACGCAGGTGCCGGACCGGCCGGGAGAAGACGATGGCCACGCGCCAGGCCCCCTTTCCGCCTCGCAACAAGACGGCCGAGGAAGTCTCATGATCTCGCCCGGCCATCTTCCGACCATTGCAACAGGGAGCGCCAGAGCAAAAGCCCGAAAGCACCTTCAAGGATGCAAAGCGCATCAAACCGCGTCTCCACCGACGAAGACCCTCCCACGGGATTTTCTGTCCTGAGCGGCAAAACCAAAGAAATCTCTTAAAGTTATTCATATAGCTATTTATAAAATATATGATTTTGAGAAAAAAGGAAACCGCCGACGGGGCGCTGGAAATCGGCGTCTGCAATTTTCTACCCGCCGCGCCTGGAGCCCGGGGCGAAGCCACTGCCCGAGACGATGCGTCGAACCGCTATGGATTGAAAGCTAAAGAGTACAAGGGCGGGCACAAAAAAGGCCAGCTTTGCGCTGGCCTCTGACTGCCAAGGCGGATCGTGAAGGGCTCAGGTTCCCAAGCGCGTGCCCACGGTGATCCCCGCGCTTTTGACGAATTCGCTCGCGGCGACCTTCTTGCCGTCTTCCGGCTTCACGCGCATGACTTCGATCTGCCCTCCTTGCGCGGTCACCTTGAAGCTGGTATCGGTGATTTCAGTGATCTCGCCGATCTTGCCGCTCACATCGCCGAACCGCCGGTAGATCGTCTTCCGCGCATCGAAGATCTGCAGCTTCTTCCCGTTCAGGGTCGTCCACGCCCCGGGCGCCGGGTTGCAGCCCCGGATGAGGTTGTAAACGATGTCCACATGGTTATGCCAGTTGATGCGGGCTTCGCCTTCCCGGCACCAGCCCTCGTAGCTCGCCTGGGATTCGTCTTGCACCACTTCCTTGTGCTTGCCCGCCACCACGAGGTCCGCAGCCTCGAGCATTGCCTGAACGCCGAGGGGGAACAGTTTATTGAAGTACACCTCCCCCAGGGTCTCGTCGGGACCGATCTCGACTTCCTTCTGCAGGATGACCGGCCCTTCGTCCAGCCCGTCGGTGGGGCGGAAGATGGTGAGCCCGGTGCGCGTGTCCCCGCGGATGATGGGCCAGTTGATCGAACTGGGGCCGCGGTATCTCGGCAGCAGGGACGGATGGTACTGGATCGTCCCGTGCTTCGGAATGTTCACGAACTCCTGGGGCGCGAACAGCAGCACGTAGGCCATGATGCCGATGTCCACGTTGAGCTGACGCAGCGCGTCCTGGGCCTCCGCCTTCCTGTAGGAGGGGAACTGGAACAGCGGCAAGCCTTTTTCCTGGGCCGCCACCTTCAGCGGATCGGGCTTTGCCCCCTCCTTCTCTGGAGCCACGAACACCCCCGCGACCGTGTCGCCCCGGGAAAGGAAAGCTTCCATGACCGCCTTGCCAAACTCTTGCTGACCGATGATTGCAACTCGCACGGTTTTCCGCTCTCGATGGTTGAAAACGACTGGACTAAACCCTCAGCTGGCCTTCAGTCGACCCGCGGCTCGTGGTACTCCGGCACCTTGGCGGGCTGTTTGGAAAAAGCGCCCGCCTCGCGCAGGGAGTTGATGTGATCCTGCGAATAGCCGAGCACCTCGGTCAGAATCTCGTCTGTATGCTCTCCCAAGAGCGGAGAGCGCTTGATCTCGACCGGCGAATTCGAGAGCTTGATCGGCATCCCGACGTTGTACCACTTGCCACGCTGGGGATGGTCGAGCTCGACGATCATCTCCCGAAGCCTCACGTGCTCGTCGTTCATGAGATCTTCAGTGCTCATAACGGGACCGCAGGGGACGTCCAGCTCGTTGAAGATCTTCATAAGCTCCCACTTGGTGTACTGGGAGGCGAAATCGTTCAGGATACGCCACATCTCGGCCTGGTTCTTGCGACGCTCGCCGATGGTGGCAAAGCGCGGGTCCTTCGCCAGTGCCTCGCCGCCCACGCGATGAGCCAGCGCCTCCCAGACCGCTTCCTGAACGACGACGTACAGGTAATCGTTGGGACCGCCCGGCTTGCACTTGATGGCGTTGCCGAGCTGCCCGCCCCCGGAGTCGTTGCCCGCCCGCGGTGTGGCCGCCAGCCCCTGCGTCGGCACGGAATACTCAGGTAGCGGTCCACGCTGAAGACGCTGATGGTCGCGGAACTTGACCCGGCACAGGTTCATGACTCCATCCATCATCGCCACCTCCACATACTGGCCGCGCCCGGTGCGGTTGCGGTGATGCAGTGCCGCGAGGATGCCGATGGCGAGATGAAGCCCCGTTCCCGAGTCCCCGATCTGGGCGCCAGTGACCAGCGGAGGGCCGTCGGGGAAGCCAGTGGTACTCATCGAGCCCCCCATGGCTTGGGCTACGTTCTCGTACGCCTTGAAATCGGCGTACGGCCCCGTGCTGCCAAACCCTTTGATCGAGGCCATTACGATGCGGGGGTTGATCTGCTGAACCTTTTCCCAAGAAAAGCCCAGCCGGTCCAGAACACCAGGACCGAAGTTCTCCATGAGCACATCGCACTTCTTGATCAGGTCGGTCAGCACCTCCTTGCCCATGGCGTTCTTGAGGTTCACCGTGATCGACCGCTTGTTGCAGTTGAGCATGGTGAAATACAGGCTGTCCGCGTCAGGAATGTCGCGCAACTGTCCGCGAGTCACGTCGCCCGTGGGCGGCTCTAGCTTGATCACATCAGCCCCGAGCCATGCAAGCAGCTGCGAGGCGGTCGGCCCCGCCTGAACGTGCGTCATATCCAGGATTCGAAATCCCGAGAGTGCTTTGTCCATAAAAATCTCACCTCCACATGACTGGGAACCGGATGCCGGGCGGGTCCTACACGTCCCGGGCTATGCCGCCGGAGGGCCGGCGCTCGAATTCGACGAATTATAATGCCGAGACGTGGTCACCGCGGCGGGCCGCGGCGTGTGGGCACCGCAGCCCTTGTCTGCGCGTCCTACTTGTACATCGTCTGGTTCATGGTGCCGCTCGAGTACACTTCCCGGTCGATCACCACGTCCACCAGCGCCGGGACACCCGAATCCCGCGCCTTCTCCAGCGCCGGCCGGATCTGGCTGGGTTCCGTCACCCGGATGCCAAAACCGCCCATCGCCTCGGCAAACCTGTCGAAGCGGACGTCGGCGGTCACGTTGCCCACGTCGCCTCGTTCCTTACCGTACTTCATCGCCTGTCCATAGCGGATCTGGTTCCACGAGGCGTTGTTGCCGATCACCCCGACGAAGGGCAGCTTGTTGCGCACCATGGTTTCGAAATCGAAGCCGGTCAGGCCAAAGGAACCGTCACCGAAGAGCACCACCACGTCGCGCTCGGGCTGCAGGAGCTTCGACGCGAGGGCGAAACCGGTGCCCACGCCGAGGGTCCCCAGGGGACCCGGATCCATCCAGCCGCCAGGCTTGTGAGGCTTCACCACCGAACCCGAGAAGGTCACGATATCGCCACCGTCGCCGATGAAGACGGTGTCTTCCAGCAAGAACTCATTGATCTCGTGAACCAGGCGCAGCGGGTGAATCGGCACGCGGCTGTCGTCTTTGATGATCTTGTCGTTCTTGCTTTTGGTCTTTTCCTCTTCTTCGCGCAGCATCTTGATGAAGGGATCGTGCTTGCGTGCGACATCGCCCTTGGAAGCTTCGCACATGGCGTTGAGGATCGCCCGGATGTTGCCGACCAGGCCGATGTCGAAATCGCGGTTGTACCCGACATTCTTGTAGTCCATGTCGAGAATGATGACCTTCGCCTTGGGGTTCAGGCGCCGGCCGTAGCCCATGCGGAAATCCAAAGGCGTGCCTACGAGGAAGATCACGTCCGCGTTGTCGAACGCGACGCGCCGGGAAGGCATGAAGTTATAAGGGTGGTTACGGGGCAGCGTGCCGCGCGCCGCGCCGTTCACGTACACAGGAATGTTAAAGTGCCGGGCAAAGCGGTCCACCGCCTCGTGAGCCCGGCAGGTGCGCGTCTGCGTGCCGAACAGGACCACCGGGCGCTCGGCGTTGGCAATGACATCAGCTGCCCTGGCAAGCTCGTTGGGATCGCCAATGAATTCGCCCCGCACCCGGTAGTTCTTGGGAATACGGACCTTCGACGCATCGACCTTTGCATCGAGCACGTCGTGCGGAATCTCGAGGTAGCCGGGGCCGGGGGCGCCGTTGTACATCTCGCGCACCGCCTGGCTCATCATTTCCGCGCAGCGCTCGGTGGTCATGACCGTGGAGGCAAACTTGGTGATCGGCGTCATCATGGGCACGTGAGCCAGGTCCTGCAGCGCGCCCATCTTGTACTGCTTGAGAGGTCCGCCGCCGCCGATGAGCAGCATCGGCGACTCGGCGCGGAAGGCGTTGGCCACGCCGGTCACGGCATCGGTGGTGCCCGGACCCGCAGTCACCACCGCACACCCGAGATTGCCGGTGATCCTGGCGTAGGCGTCGGCCGCGTGGGCGGCCACCTGCTCATGGCGGACATCCACGATACGGATGCCTTCGTCGAGGCACCCGTTATAGATGTCGATGATGTGACCGCCCGAGATGGTAAAGATATGGTTGACTCCCTCCTGCTTGAGAAACTTGGCTACGATCTGGCCGCCGCTGATGAGCTTTACGTCCTGCCCGCTGGCGACTTGCGTTTCAACGGTTCCCATGGCTTCTCCTGACTCTGACTGATTGTTGGGAATTGCGAACCTTGCGTTCTATGAAATACAATTTTAATTTCCGTAGAAATTTAAGCAGTTGCCGGGCTTTCGGCATTGACCGCGGTCAATAATCCAGCTTTTCCGAAACCCTCTTCCGGCTGACGCTCAGCCCAACCCACTGCGCCCCCGATGGTCGCTCTCGTCTCCCACCCCGAATACAAAATCCTGCGCCTGCAGCTCAGGCAGAACCTCGTTCTCAAGAACATGTCTCCCGAAGCGTGGGCCGAGCTGGAACCGATGCTGGAGATCGCCGACTACCCCAAGGGGAAATCGCTCGAGAACCAGGGGGACCTCTCGATGGAGCAGTACTTCATCATCGAAGGCATCCTCAAGCGGGTGGTGACGAACAAGGAGGGAAAGGAGATGATTCTGCGCTTTGCCGCGGAAAGCGACATCGATACGAGCTACGCGGCGTGGCGCCTGAAGACTCCCATTCCGTATTCCATCCGCGCCGTCACGCGCGTGCGCACCGCAAAGCTTTCCATGGAGCAGTGGGTTCGCTTCATGGATCGTCACCCGAGCGTCAAGGCCGACTTTGAGTTCGAAGTGATGAAGCTGATGAGCGAGGTGATGGCCCACACCATCACGCTGCATCTGTTGGATGCCCCGGGCAGAGTGCATCGCTTCATGCGCAAACACCCAGAGCTCACGGAGCGGCTTCCCAAAAAGGAGTTGGCGTCCTACTTGAACCTGTCGCCGGAAACCTTAAGCCGGCTCAAGCATAAGGGCAAGATCGAACTCTAGCCTTAGCTCAATCGTACTTCTCGGACGTGAACAGGCGCGACCGGGACATCACTTTGAGCTGGTTGTCCACCGCCGCGACGCCTGCCACGGCGCGCGCAGTCTTTTCCGCGGCGACACGCTCGCTATCGTGCAACACGATGCCGAGCAGCTTTACGTGGCCATTGTCGGCTTCGATGGTAATGTTGATGTCGTCCGTATCGGGATCGCTCTTGAGGGCTGATCGCACCCGCGCCTCCAGCGCCAGATTCTGCAGCTTGGCCCGCGATTGCGGCGTCTCCTGAAACTCGGGCCGCTGCAAAAGCAGCTTGATCTCTTCCACACAGGTCTCCACCGAAAGCCGTTCGGTGTTGAGCACCATGTCGTAGATCAGCGGATCGCCCCAAGTAACGCCAAAGCGCTGCTGCATATTGGCGATGTGTGCGGCGTCGCTGCGTCGCAGCTCCTCGCGCACCAGCTCCTCGTCGTCGGTCTCGAGCTGCGCCATTAGCCACTTCATCCGCACTTCCAACGGTGCGCACACCCTTATGCACGGGATGTGCGGCACCGCGCGCAGCAGATAGGTGGCGCCCCAGCCGCGGATCACCACATTCCCCTTCAGGGCAAGTTCGAACACCTCCTCGGCAGTGTAGATGGCCAGGCTCTTTTTGTCGGTGGCCATGCCTTCGATGATGCCGGCCTTGCCCTCCATGATGCGGCGGATGAGGCTTTTCTTCGCCCTCATCTTTTCGGCCACATGGTCCACCACCTCGTGCCGGACCAGGGTCAGGCCCAGCTGTTGCGCCAGCAGGGCGGCCACATCTTTGCCCTTGGAGCCCATCTCCTGATTCATCGCGATGACTGGCATCGTCTCTGCCCTCCTATCCTGTCCGGGGCCGGCCGGCCGCAGCGGTCCGTTCTTTTCTTTCCATGGATGCGGCCGTCCGGCACCTCTTTATGCCGAGGCTATTCCACAGGCCGCTGCTCCTGCAGCGTGTCGATCTTGCCGGCCCGCAGCTTCTTGAGCCCTTTGGAAATAAGCGGCCAGAAGAGCATGATGAGGGCCAGGGTGCTGATGCTACCCACCAGCCAGTTCGACCACAGCACCGTGAGATCGCCCTGGGACACCAGCATCGATTGCCGGAACGCGTCTTCGGCCCGGTCCCCCAGGACGATCGCCAGCACCAGGGGCGCCAGCGGATAGTCCAACTTCTTGAAGACGTAGCCGATGAAACCAAAGGCGATCATGTACCAGATGTCCACCTGAGCGTTGGCCACCGTATAGGCGCCCACCGCGCAAATGACGATAATGACCGGTGCGATCACCGCGAACGGGATTCGCAGAATGGCGGCGAAGAGCGGCACGCAGGTGAGCACCACGATCAGGCCCGCGACGTTGCCCAGGTACATGGCAGCGATCAGGCCCCAGACGAAATCCGCCTTCTCGACAAACAGCAGCGGCCCCGGCTGCAAGCCCCAGATCAGCAACCCGCCCAACAAGACTGCCGCCGTCGGAGAGCCAGGAATGCCGAGGGAGATCATGGGCAACAGGGCGCTGGTCCCCGCTGCGTGGGCCGCCGTTTCAGGGGCGACGATGCCCTCGATCTGGCCGGTGCCGAACTTGTCCCCGTCCTTGGACATCCGCTTGGCGACCCCATAGCTCATGAAAGAGGCCGGGGTGGCGCCGCCCGGGGTGATCCCGAGCCAGCACCCGATCAGCGATCCGCGAATGGCCGTCGCCCAGTACTTGGGAAGCTGGGCCCAGGTCTGGAGCACGACCTTGGGATTGATCTTGCCCTGGGCAGCGGCCCTGAACTCCAGCCCTTCTTCCATGGTCAGCAGGATCTCTCCGATACCAAACAGCCCGATCACCGCGACCAGGAAGTCGAAGCCTTTGAGCAGCTCCGAGATGCCGAAGGTAAGTCGCAATTGACCGGTGACCGTGTCGATGCCCACCGCTGCCAGGGCGAAGCCCAGCATCATGGATGTAATAATCTTGAACGGCGAGCCCTTGCCCATGCCGACGAAGCTGCAGAAAGTGAGCAGGTAGACAGAGAAAAATTCAGGCGGGCCGAACTCCAGGGCAAAATCGGCCACCAGCGGCGCAAGGAAAGTGATGATGATCACCGCCACCAGGGCGCCAAAAAACGACGAGGTGAAGGCCGCTGTCAGCGCCTCGCCAGCGCGTCCCTGCTGGGCTAGGGGGTAGCCGTCGAAGGTGGTCGCCACCGACCACGGCTCACCTGGGATGTTGAACAGAATCGACGTGATGGCGCCACCGAACAAAGCCCCCCAGTAGATGCAGGAGAGCATGATGATGGCGGAGGTGGGGTCCATGGAGAAAGTGAGCGGCAACAGGATCGCGATGCCGTTCGCTCCGCCCAGACCGGGCAATACCCCGATGATCACACCGAGCACCACGCCCAGCAGCATGAGCATGAAGTTCTGCGGAGTGAGCACCACCGCGAAGCCGTGAAACAGTGCTGATAGCTCTTCCACTTAGCGATCTCCCCTTACTGCGCTCTGCGGCGGTCGGCCGCTCCGGAGGCCAACCGATCAGCGGCACCACTTCCTTCAATATCCGAGCCAGGCCTCCAGCGGCCCCTTCGGCAGCGGAATCAGGAACTGAATCTCAAACATCCAGAACATCACCAGCGAAACGCCGACGCTGACGATCAACGTCGGCAGGAGCTTGTACTTTCCCAGCACCAGCATGAAGCCGCCGATGAACAGCGCGGACGACACGTAGATGCCAATAGTGCCGACGCCAACGGCGTAGACGATCGACGGGACCAGTACCTTGAGCACCTGCTTAAACTGTCCCCACTCCACAAACACCGAGCGGTTGCGGTTCTTGGAGAAGGTGGACTGATAAAACGTCACCGCGCTGCAGACGAAGATCAGCAACCCGATGTAGAACGGGAAATAGCCTGCCTGCGGCCCCACCTGCGGCGCCCACGCAGCCCCGATCCGGTTGCTGTCGTACATGACGATCGCGCCGACGAGCATGAGAATGGCGGCGGTCACAGCGTCCACGATCCATACCGGGCAGCTCTTTCCCGCCTTTTCTTGCGTTCCTTCACTGTGTTCCATGGTCCTGCTCCAAAATTTGGGCACAAAGCCTACCCGCGGC
Encoded here:
- a CDS encoding FHA domain-containing protein — its product is MTAKLILSMDGLVLKEFPLDKERITIGRKPGNDIRIDNLAVSGNHAVIVTLLNDSFLEDLNSTNGTMVNGKPIQKHFLQNGDVIEIGKYKLKYVNEQATPGIHGDFEKTMVLNRPPSGVRPVPRPAGAEFASPSTSWSAPPRPQAQADKALPPAAIQVLTGPNAGRELEISKTLTTVGKAGVQVAVITKRPHGYFLTHVEGEQHPVVNGRSIGTHPQQLHDHDIIELAGVKLEFFFKS
- a CDS encoding Stp1/IreP family PP2C-type Ser/Thr phosphatase, with the translated sequence MKLGEALEMVSVTDAGMVRTHNEDSVGTLPEQGIAILADGMGGYNAGEVASGIAVSLISAELSQALAQRDPAAIDPESGRPLAEIMLRDEIRRANASVYQAAQSQPQYAGMGTTLVVTLFFDNRVAIGHIGDSRTYRLRGEQLTQITKDHSLLQEQIDSGMISREEARRSCHKNLVTRALGIDPEVEPEIHVHDVQSEDIYLLCSDGLNDMVEDEEIRLTLLALRSNLPLAAHQLVQMANDNGGRDNVSVILIRVKHEFPVRRRGLLRLLSKLKK
- a CDS encoding methionyl-tRNA formyltransferase, translating into MRVAIIGQQEFGKAVMEAFLSRGDTVAGVFVAPEKEGAKPDPLKVAAQEKGLPLFQFPSYRKAEAQDALRQLNVDIGIMAYVLLFAPQEFVNIPKHGTIQYHPSLLPRYRGPSSINWPIIRGDTRTGLTIFRPTDGLDEGPVILQKEVEIGPDETLGEVYFNKLFPLGVQAMLEAADLVVAGKHKEVVQDESQASYEGWCREGEARINWHNHVDIVYNLIRGCNPAPGAWTTLNGKKLQIFDARKTIYRRFGDVSGKIGEITEITDTSFKVTAQGGQIEVMRVKPEDGKKVAASEFVKSAGITVGTRLGT
- the frc gene encoding formyl-CoA transferase, encoding MDKALSGFRILDMTHVQAGPTASQLLAWLGADVIKLEPPTGDVTRGQLRDIPDADSLYFTMLNCNKRSITVNLKNAMGKEVLTDLIKKCDVLMENFGPGVLDRLGFSWEKVQQINPRIVMASIKGFGSTGPYADFKAYENVAQAMGGSMSTTGFPDGPPLVTGAQIGDSGTGLHLAIGILAALHHRNRTGRGQYVEVAMMDGVMNLCRVKFRDHQRLQRGPLPEYSVPTQGLAATPRAGNDSGGGQLGNAIKCKPGGPNDYLYVVVQEAVWEALAHRVGGEALAKDPRFATIGERRKNQAEMWRILNDFASQYTKWELMKIFNELDVPCGPVMSTEDLMNDEHVRLREMIVELDHPQRGKWYNVGMPIKLSNSPVEIKRSPLLGEHTDEILTEVLGYSQDHINSLREAGAFSKQPAKVPEYHEPRVD
- a CDS encoding thiamine pyrophosphate-binding protein, translated to MGTVETQVASGQDVKLISGGQIVAKFLKQEGVNHIFTISGGHIIDIYNGCLDEGIRIVDVRHEQVAAHAADAYARITGNLGCAVVTAGPGTTDAVTGVANAFRAESPMLLIGGGGPLKQYKMGALQDLAHVPMMTPITKFASTVMTTERCAEMMSQAVREMYNGAPGPGYLEIPHDVLDAKVDASKVRIPKNYRVRGEFIGDPNELARAADVIANAERPVVLFGTQTRTCRAHEAVDRFARHFNIPVYVNGAARGTLPRNHPYNFMPSRRVAFDNADVIFLVGTPLDFRMGYGRRLNPKAKVIILDMDYKNVGYNRDFDIGLVGNIRAILNAMCEASKGDVARKHDPFIKMLREEEEKTKSKNDKIIKDDSRVPIHPLRLVHEINEFLLEDTVFIGDGGDIVTFSGSVVKPHKPGGWMDPGPLGTLGVGTGFALASKLLQPERDVVVLFGDGSFGLTGFDFETMVRNKLPFVGVIGNNASWNQIRYGQAMKYGKERGDVGNVTADVRFDRFAEAMGGFGIRVTEPSQIRPALEKARDSGVPALVDVVIDREVYSSGTMNQTMYK
- a CDS encoding Crp/Fnr family transcriptional regulator; its protein translation is MVALVSHPEYKILRLQLRQNLVLKNMSPEAWAELEPMLEIADYPKGKSLENQGDLSMEQYFIIEGILKRVVTNKEGKEMILRFAAESDIDTSYAAWRLKTPIPYSIRAVTRVRTAKLSMEQWVRFMDRHPSVKADFEFEVMKLMSEVMAHTITLHLLDAPGRVHRFMRKHPELTERLPKKELASYLNLSPETLSRLKHKGKIEL
- a CDS encoding cytidylate kinase family protein; amino-acid sequence: MPVIAMNQEMGSKGKDVAALLAQQLGLTLVRHEVVDHVAEKMRAKKSLIRRIMEGKAGIIEGMATDKKSLAIYTAEEVFELALKGNVVIRGWGATYLLRAVPHIPCIRVCAPLEVRMKWLMAQLETDDEELVREELRRSDAAHIANMQQRFGVTWGDPLIYDMVLNTERLSVETCVEEIKLLLQRPEFQETPQSRAKLQNLALEARVRSALKSDPDTDDINITIEADNGHVKLLGIVLHDSERVAAEKTARAVAGVAAVDNQLKVMSRSRLFTSEKYD
- a CDS encoding tripartite tricarboxylate transporter permease, whose amino-acid sequence is MEELSALFHGFAVVLTPQNFMLMLLGVVLGVIIGVLPGLGGANGIAILLPLTFSMDPTSAIIMLSCIYWGALFGGAITSILFNIPGEPWSVATTFDGYPLAQQGRAGEALTAAFTSSFFGALVAVIIITFLAPLVADFALEFGPPEFFSVYLLTFCSFVGMGKGSPFKIITSMMLGFALAAVGIDTVTGQLRLTFGISELLKGFDFLVAVIGLFGIGEILLTMEEGLEFRAAAQGKINPKVVLQTWAQLPKYWATAIRGSLIGCWLGITPGGATPASFMSYGVAKRMSKDGDKFGTGQIEGIVAPETAAHAAGTSALLPMISLGIPGSPTAAVLLGGLLIWGLQPGPLLFVEKADFVWGLIAAMYLGNVAGLIVVLTCVPLFAAILRIPFAVIAPVIIVICAVGAYTVANAQVDIWYMIAFGFIGYVFKKLDYPLAPLVLAIVLGDRAEDAFRQSMLVSQGDLTVLWSNWLVGSISTLALIMLFWPLISKGLKKLRAGKIDTLQEQRPVE
- a CDS encoding tripartite tricarboxylate transporter TctB family protein, producing MEHSEGTQEKAGKSCPVWIVDAVTAAILMLVGAIVMYDSNRIGAAWAPQVGPQAGYFPFYIGLLIFVCSAVTFYQSTFSKNRNRSVFVEWGQFKQVLKVLVPSIVYAVGVGTIGIYVSSALFIGGFMLVLGKYKLLPTLIVSVGVSLVMFWMFEIQFLIPLPKGPLEAWLGY